The Canis lupus familiaris isolate Mischka breed German Shepherd chromosome 27, alternate assembly UU_Cfam_GSD_1.0, whole genome shotgun sequence genome window below encodes:
- the OR6C69 gene encoding olfactory receptor family 6 subfamily C member 13: MGNHTQGIVFILAGLTDDPQLKVTLFVFLLLTYLLSISGNLTIITLTLVDTHLKTPMYFFLRNFSFLEISYTTTCIPKLLVTMATGDKTISYNNCITQLFFAFLLGASEFYLLAAMSYDRYVAICKPLHYTTIMSSKICMQLVFCCWLAGFFTIFVPLLLGLNLDFCASHIVDHFYCDTTPLLQISCSDTQLLETMGFISASMTLVVTLIMVIISYTFIALTILKIPSTKQKKKAFSTCSSHMIVISLSYGSCIFMYVKPSVKQRISFSKGIAVLNTSVAPLLNPFIYTLRNQQVKTAFMNMVQRVVSFLSK, from the coding sequence ATGGGAAATCACACACAAGGGATAGTGTTTATCCTGGCAGGTCTGACTGATGATCCACAACTGAAAGTTACGCTATTTGTCTTCCTGCTTCTCACCTACTTGCTGAGCATCTCTGGCAACTTAACCATCATCACACTCACCCTGGTGGATACTCATCTCAAGACccccatgtattttttccttcgGAATTTTTCCTTCTTAGAAATTTCCTATACTACTACATGCATCCCTAAATTGTTGGTTACTATGGCAACTGGAGACAAAACCATTTCCTATAATAATTGCATTACTCAATTGTTTTTTGCCTTCCTTCTTGGTGCATCTGAATTTTACTTGCTGGCAGCTAtgtcctatgaccgctatgtTGCCATTTGTAAGCCCCTGCATTACACAACCATCATGAGCAGTAAGATCTGCATGCAACTTGTCTTCTGTTGTTGGCTTGCAGGATTCTTTACCATCTTTGTACCCCTCCTATTGGGTCTAAACCTTGACTTCTGTGCTTCCCACATTGTTGATCACTTCTACTGTGACACAACACCCCTGCTGCAGATCTCCTGCTCGGACACACAGCTCTTAGAGacaatgggatttatttctgcaTCGATGACACTTGTGGTCACATTAATCATGGTGATAATATCCTATACCTTTATTGCATTAACAATCCTAAAAATACCTTCaactaaacagaagaaaaaggctTTTTCAACATGTTCTTCTCACATGATTGTGATATCCCTTTCTTACGGCAGCTGCATCTTCATGTATGTTAAGCCATCGGTCAAACAAAGAATATCTTTCTCCAAGGGAATTGCAGTGCTCAACACCTCCGTGGCTCCACTTTTGAATCCTTTCATCTATACTCTGAGGAACCAGCAAGTAAAAACAGCCTTCATGAACATGGTACAAAGGGTTGTTTCTTTCTTAAGCAAATGA
- the OR6C6 gene encoding olfactory receptor family 6 subfamily C member 6 gives MKNHSTEIEFILLGLTDDPQLQVVIFVFLFLNYTLSLMGNLTIILLTLLDPRLKMPMYFFLRNFSFLEIIFTTVCIPRYLKTIVTKEKTISYNNCAAQLFFILLLGVTEFYLLAAMSYDRYVAICKPLHYPIIMNSRVCYQLVLASWLTGFLIIFPPLLMGLKLDFCASKTIDHFMCETSPILQISCTDTHVLELMSFIFAVVTLVVTLVLVVLSYTCIMKTIMKFPSAQQRAKAFSTCTSHMIVVSMTYGSCIFMYIKPSAKERVTVSKGVALLYTSIAPLLNPFIYTLRNQQVKEVFWDMLQKRLYFSKKKL, from the coding sequence ATGAAAAACCATTCAACGGAAATAGAGTTTATTCTCCTAGGACTGACAGATGACCCACAATTGCAAGttgtgatttttgtgtttttatttcttaattacacTTTGAGCCTGATGGGGAACTTAACCATTATCCTCCTCACCCTGCTGGATCCTCGCCTCAAGATGCCAATGTATTTCTTTCTCCGTAATTTCTCATTTCTAGAAATCATATTCACAACGGTATGTATTCCCAGATACTTGAAAACCATAGTGACTAAAGAAAAAACCATCTCATATAATAATTGTGCggctcaattattttttattcttttactgggAGTTACAGAGTTTTACCTTCTGGCTGCTAtgtcctatgaccgctatgtTGCCATCTGCAAACCCTTGCATTACCCAATCATTATGAACAGCCGAGTGTGCTATCAGCTTGTACTTGCTTCTTGGCTGACTGGATTCCTAATCATCTTTCCCCCATTGCTCATGGGACTCAAGCTGGATTTCTGTGCTTCCAAAACGATTGATCACTTTATGTGTGAAACTTCCCCCATCCTGCAGATATCCTGCACAGACACACATGTCCTAGAATTGATGTCTTTCATCTTCGCCGTGGTGACACTTGTGGTCACATTGGTGTTAGTGGTTCTCTCCTACACTTGCATCATGAAGACCATTATGAAATtcccttctgcacagcaaagggcCAAAGCTTTTTCCACCTGTACTTCCCATATGATTGTTGTCTCCATGACATATGGGAGCTGCATCTTTATGTATATTAAGCCATCTGCCAAAGAAAGGGTGACTGTATCCAAAGGTGTAGCTTTGCTGTATACCTCAATCGCCCCTTTACTAAATCCCTTCATTTATACCCTAAGGAACCAGCAGGTGAAAGAAGTCTTCTGGGATATGTTACAAAAAaggttgtatttttcaaaaaaaaaattgtga